In the genome of Oenanthe melanoleuca isolate GR-GAL-2019-014 chromosome 21, OMel1.0, whole genome shotgun sequence, one region contains:
- the INTS11 gene encoding integrator complex subunit 11: MPEIKVTPLGAGQDVGRSCILVSIAGKNVMLDCGMHMGYNDDRRFPDFSYITQNGRLTDFLDCVIISHFHLDHCGALPYFSEMVGYDGPIYMTHPTKAICPILLEDYRKITVDKKGETNFFTSQMIKDCMKKVVAVHLHQTVQVDEELEIKAYYAGHVLGAAMFQIRVGCESVLYTGDYNMTPDRHLGAAWVDKCRPDLLITESTYATTIRDSKRCRERDFLKKVHETVERGGKVLIPVFALGRAQELCILLETFWERMNLKAPIYFSTGLTEKANHYYKLFITWTNQKIRKTFVQRNMFEFKHIKAFDRAFADNPGPMVVFATPGMLHAGQSLQIFRKWAGNEKNMVIMPGYCVQGTVGHKILSGQRKLEMEGRQILEVKMQVEYMSFSAHADAKGIMQLIRQAEPRNVLLVHGEAKKMEFLKQKIEQEFNVSCFMPANGETTTILTNPCIPVDISLGLLKRETAIGAAPDAKRPKLMHGSLLMKDNSFRLVSPEQALKELGLAEHQLRFTCRVHIQDPRKEHETGLRVYNHLKGILKDYSVQHLPDGSITVESILIQATAHHEEQGTKVLLVSWTYQDEELGSFLTSLLKKGLPQGPP, translated from the exons ATGCCCGAGATCAAAGTCACTCCCTTGG gagctgggcaggacgtgggcaggagctgcatccTGGTGTCCATTGCTGGCAAGAACGTGATGCTGGACTGTGGGATGCACATGGGCTACAACGATGAT agacGTTTCCCTGACTTCTCCTACATCACCCAGAACGGAAGGCTGACAGATTTCCTGGACTGTGTCATCATCAG cCACTTCCACCTGGACCACTGTGGGGCTCTGCCCTATTTCAGTGAGATGGTTGGGTATGATGGCCCCATTTACATGACCCACCCCACCAAGGCCatctgccccatcctgctggaggattacagaaaaatcacagtggacaaaaaaggagaaaccaACTTCTTCACCTCCCAGATGATCAAAGACTGCATGAAGAAGGTGGTGGCTGTGCACCTCCACCAGACTGTGCAG GtggatgaggagctggagaTCAAGGCTTACTATGCAGGGCAcgtgctgggagctgccatgTTCCAGATCAGGGTGGGCTGTGAGTCTGTGCTGTACACG GGTGATTATAACATGACACCAGACAGACACTTGGG ggctgcctgggtTGACAAGTGCCGCCCTGACCTGCTGATCACCGAGTCCACCTACGCCACGACCATCAGGGACTCCAAGcgctgcagggagagggatttCCTCAAGAAAGTGCATGAGACTGTGGAGAGGGGAGGCAAG gttCTCATCCCAGTTTTTGCCCTTGGACGTGCCCAGGAACTTTGTATTTTATTGGAAACTTTCTG GGAAAGGATGAACCTGAAAGCtccaatttatttttccacGGGGCTGACAGAGAAAGCAAATCATTATTACAAACTCTTCATCACCTGGACCAAccagaaaatcaggaaaacttTTGTGCAGAGGAACATGTTTGAGTTCAAACACATCAAAGCTTTTGACAGAGCCTTTGCAGACAACCCAGGGCCCATG GTGGTGTTTGCAACCCCTGGAATGCTCCATGCAGGACAGTCCCTCCAAATCTTCAGGAAATGGGCAGGGAATGAGAAAAACATG gtgaTCATGCCTGGCTACTGTGTGCAGGGAACTGTGGGCCACAAAATCCTCAGTGggcagaggaagctggagaTGGAAGGAAGACAAATT CTGGAGGTGAAGATGCAGGTGGAGTACATGTCCTTCAGTGCCCACGCTGATGCCAAGGGCATCATGCAGCTGATCCGGCAGGCGGAGCCCAGGAACGTGCTGCTGGTGCACGGGGAGGCCAAGAAAATGGAATTCCTCAAGCAGAAAATCGAGCAGGAGTTCA atgtCAGCTGCTTCATGCCAGCCAATGGAGAGACCACCACCATCCTCACCaacccctgcatccctgtggacATCTCCCTGGGCCTCCTCAAGAGGGAAACTGCCATAG gtgctgccccaGATGCCAAGAGGCCGAAGCTGATGCACGGCTCGTTGCTGATGAAGGACAAT agTTTCAGGCTGGTTTCCCCTGAGCAGGctctgaaggagctggggctggcagagcaccAGCTGCGCTTCACCTGCCGCGTGCACATCCAGGACCCGCGCAAGGAGCACGAGACGGGGCTCAGGGTCTACAACCACCTCAAGGG GATCCTGAAGGATTACTCGGTGCAGCACCTCCCCGACGGCTCCATCACCGTGGAGTCCATCCTGATCCAGGCCACGGCGCACCACGAGGAGCAGGGCACCAAGGTGCTGCTGGTCTCCTGGACTTACCAG GATGAAGAGCTGGGCAGTTTTCTCACCTCCCTGCTGAAGAAGGGGCTGCCCCAGGGCCCCCCCTGA